A DNA window from Halomicrobium mukohataei DSM 12286 contains the following coding sequences:
- a CDS encoding MFS transporter → MATRSRRGLAIVFAVVFLDLLGFGIIIPILPYYTRTFPGGTEFVIGLLAASYSLMQFVFAPLLGSLSDRIGRRPVIVVSLGGSVIAWTVFGLADALWLLFLSRMLAGAMGGNLSTAQAYVADVTPREERAKSLGLLGAAFGLGFIFGPGIGAVLSFDGVVAAVDGLVPVVAITRFSLPSFAAAAASLCGVVVTLLFLPESLPAPARGDETTRRPSQIAQLVTAVRTTGLRELLAAFFLVSFAFSGVQIMFIPFVADVYGYTASQSALLLTYIGVLSVVVQGVLIGRLTARYATVSLTVGGTAVLAVGVGLLPFTNWLGASVFDLTGVAPFLTGELLALLAVLTLLPLGNGVLSVTLTTIVSQRASAATQGSAFGLTQGAGSLARTVGPIVMGGLYTVVGYWSPFVVGAVLLVPVGVLVLRLGNAPEPPEPRPVDPGHVR, encoded by the coding sequence ATGGCCACCCGCTCGCGGCGTGGGCTCGCGATCGTCTTCGCCGTCGTCTTTCTGGACCTGCTGGGGTTCGGGATCATCATCCCGATCCTGCCCTACTACACGCGCACGTTCCCCGGCGGTACGGAGTTCGTCATCGGACTGCTGGCGGCCTCGTACTCGCTCATGCAGTTCGTCTTCGCTCCACTGCTGGGCTCGCTCTCGGACCGGATCGGCCGTCGCCCCGTCATCGTGGTGTCGCTCGGCGGCTCGGTGATCGCCTGGACCGTCTTCGGGCTGGCCGACGCGCTGTGGCTGTTGTTCCTCTCACGCATGCTCGCAGGTGCGATGGGTGGGAACCTCTCGACGGCACAGGCCTACGTCGCCGACGTGACCCCGCGAGAGGAGCGAGCGAAGTCACTGGGCCTGCTCGGGGCCGCGTTCGGACTGGGATTTATCTTCGGTCCCGGAATCGGTGCAGTGTTGAGTTTCGACGGCGTCGTCGCCGCCGTCGACGGCCTCGTCCCGGTCGTGGCCATCACCCGCTTCTCGCTGCCGAGTTTCGCCGCCGCCGCGGCGAGTCTCTGCGGCGTCGTCGTCACGCTACTGTTCCTGCCGGAGTCGCTGCCGGCCCCCGCCCGCGGCGACGAGACCACGCGGCGGCCGTCCCAGATCGCGCAGTTGGTGACGGCCGTCCGGACGACCGGGTTGCGAGAGCTGCTCGCCGCGTTCTTCCTCGTCTCCTTCGCGTTCTCGGGCGTCCAGATCATGTTCATTCCGTTCGTCGCCGACGTGTACGGCTACACGGCGAGTCAGAGCGCGCTCTTGCTCACCTATATCGGCGTGCTGTCGGTCGTCGTCCAGGGCGTGTTGATCGGGCGACTGACGGCGCGATACGCCACAGTGTCGCTGACGGTCGGTGGGACCGCGGTGCTCGCAGTGGGCGTCGGGCTCTTGCCGTTCACGAACTGGCTGGGAGCGAGCGTCTTCGATCTGACCGGCGTCGCACCGTTTCTCACCGGCGAGTTGCTGGCACTGCTGGCGGTGCTGACGCTGCTGCCGCTCGGCAACGGCGTGTTGTCGGTGACGCTGACGACGATCGTCTCCCAGCGAGCCTCCGCCGCGACCCAGGGGAGCGCGTTCGGCCTGACACAGGGTGCCGGCAGCCTCGCGCGGACGGTCGGGCCGATCGTGATGGGCGGGCTCTACACCGTGGTGGGTTACTGGTCGCCGTTCGTCGTCGGCGCGGTGTTGCTCGTCCCCGTCGGAGTGTTGGTCCTCCGTCTCGGGAACGCTCCGGAGCCGCCCGAGCCGCGGCCTGTCGATCCGGGCCACGTTCGATGA
- a CDS encoding Rid family detoxifying hydrolase, with protein MREIHTDDAPSAIGPFSQAMQDGDRIYVSGQGPVDPESGEIVSEDIKEQTAQTLENLETILEAADASLDDVLKTNVYVTNMDNYDAVNEVYAEYMSEPYPARAAMEVSRLPIDIGVEIELVARSE; from the coding sequence ATGCGAGAAATCCATACGGACGACGCACCGAGCGCGATCGGACCGTTCTCACAGGCGATGCAGGACGGCGACCGCATCTACGTCTCCGGCCAGGGGCCGGTCGATCCCGAGAGCGGCGAGATCGTCTCCGAAGACATCAAAGAGCAGACCGCACAGACCCTCGAAAATCTGGAGACGATCCTGGAGGCTGCCGACGCGTCGCTAGACGACGTGCTGAAGACGAACGTCTACGTCACCAACATGGACAACTACGACGCGGTCAACGAAGTGTACGCCGAGTACATGTCCGAGCCGTACCCGGCCCGCGCGGCCATGGAAGTGTCCCGCCTCCCCATCGACATCGGCGTCGAGATCGAACTCGTCGCTCGCAGCGAGTAG
- a CDS encoding SDR family NAD(P)-dependent oxidoreductase has translation MIELSLADRPAIVTGASRGIGRQIAETFAEAGGDVAICSRSYEDVAPVAERLTAEHDGRVVPVECDVTDPDAVRDLVDVAIEEFGDLRVLVNNAGGAAESAELLHQCDEETFEWMLELNLKGPYLLAREALPAMTTAGGGSMVHVGSVNGLFGIGLSGYSEAKSGLLALSRNIASHYGQYGVRSNVLSAGTIETESREKEMENTDERADETSARDRWLDQYPLGRFGRPDEVADTALFLASERSGFITGENIVVDGGLTSGLPMSFQNEIYHADEPPTRPDR, from the coding sequence ATGATCGAGTTGTCCCTCGCGGACCGACCAGCGATAGTGACCGGTGCGTCACGAGGCATCGGGCGGCAGATCGCCGAGACCTTCGCCGAGGCCGGCGGCGACGTCGCGATCTGCTCGCGATCCTACGAGGACGTGGCTCCGGTCGCCGAACGGCTCACGGCGGAACACGACGGTCGGGTCGTCCCCGTCGAGTGTGACGTTACCGACCCCGACGCAGTGCGGGATCTCGTCGACGTCGCGATCGAGGAGTTCGGCGATCTGCGCGTGCTCGTCAACAACGCCGGGGGAGCCGCCGAGTCGGCGGAGCTGCTCCACCAGTGTGACGAGGAGACCTTCGAGTGGATGCTCGAACTCAACCTGAAGGGACCCTACCTGCTGGCTCGGGAGGCCCTGCCGGCGATGACCACGGCCGGCGGCGGCTCGATGGTCCACGTCGGCTCGGTCAACGGGCTGTTCGGCATCGGGCTCTCGGGCTACTCCGAGGCCAAGAGCGGACTGTTGGCGCTCTCGCGCAACATCGCGAGCCACTACGGCCAGTACGGCGTCCGGTCGAACGTCCTCTCGGCGGGCACGATCGAGACCGAGAGCCGCGAGAAGGAGATGGAAAACACCGACGAGCGGGCCGACGAGACCAGTGCCCGAGATCGCTGGCTCGATCAGTACCCGCTGGGTCGGTTCGGCCGTCCCGACGAGGTCGCCGACACCGCGCTCTTCCTGGCCTCGGAGCGATCCGGCTTCATCACGGGCGAGAACATCGTCGTCGACGGCGGGCTCACGAGTGGCCTGCCGATGTCCTTCCAGAACGAGATCTATCACGCGGACGAGCCCCCGACCAGACCAGATCGATAG
- a CDS encoding mandelate racemase/muconate lactonizing enzyme family protein has product MEITDVTATTVDVPLVDLDERLGIGPYVTNHGRVESMERVLVRVDTDEGIAGWGEMRTFLSPAATESIIEDGIGPLIEGQSPFEVERLRRQVFIEYTNIELFFAAVETACWDIAGKALDKPVFELLGGATAPYQTTAMNAAAGGADAADDRAVEFAFCLGILSPEESRVKAQEALDAGFSVLKTKAGRDWQQDVARIQAMHDEVDGQLEFRLDPNQGWSLDQAVRVGAALEESGIFLQYMEQPIRVNAHDSLATLRQRLRQPIAPNEDTYIPNNLRSLVEAGAMDVAVLDLTPAGGIAGLRQQAAIVEDAGVPFTHHCAFDLGIRTAAILHAVHGIPGFSLPPDTTYYGWEDDVIADPFTVEEGRMTVPDEPGLGIDVDLDTVEEYRVR; this is encoded by the coding sequence ATGGAGATCACCGACGTGACAGCGACGACTGTCGACGTACCGCTGGTGGACCTCGACGAACGTCTGGGCATCGGCCCGTACGTGACGAACCACGGACGCGTCGAATCGATGGAACGTGTCCTCGTCCGCGTGGACACCGACGAGGGCATCGCCGGCTGGGGCGAGATGCGGACCTTCCTCTCACCGGCGGCCACGGAGTCGATCATCGAAGACGGAATCGGCCCGCTGATCGAAGGCCAGTCGCCCTTCGAGGTCGAACGGCTCCGCCGACAGGTGTTCATCGAGTACACCAACATCGAACTGTTCTTCGCCGCCGTCGAGACTGCCTGCTGGGACATCGCCGGCAAGGCGCTCGACAAGCCGGTCTTCGAACTGCTCGGCGGGGCGACCGCACCGTACCAGACGACCGCGATGAACGCCGCCGCTGGCGGTGCCGACGCCGCCGACGACCGCGCGGTCGAGTTCGCCTTCTGTCTGGGTATCCTCTCTCCGGAAGAGTCCCGCGTGAAGGCCCAGGAAGCCCTCGACGCCGGCTTCTCCGTCCTCAAGACCAAGGCCGGCCGTGACTGGCAACAGGACGTGGCCCGCATCCAGGCGATGCACGACGAGGTCGACGGGCAACTGGAGTTCCGGCTGGACCCCAATCAGGGGTGGTCGCTCGATCAGGCGGTTCGCGTCGGGGCCGCCCTCGAAGAGTCCGGCATCTTCCTGCAGTACATGGAACAGCCCATCCGCGTCAACGCCCACGACTCGCTGGCGACACTGCGCCAGCGTCTCCGCCAGCCGATCGCTCCCAACGAGGACACGTACATCCCCAACAACCTCCGCTCGCTCGTCGAGGCCGGTGCGATGGACGTGGCGGTCCTCGATCTGACGCCAGCGGGCGGCATCGCGGGACTGCGACAGCAGGCGGCCATCGTCGAGGACGCCGGCGTTCCCTTCACCCACCACTGCGCGTTCGATCTCGGGATCCGGACGGCCGCAATCTTGCACGCGGTCCACGGGATCCCCGGATTTTCCCTCCCGCCGGACACGACCTACTACGGCTGGGAAGACGACGTCATCGCGGACCCCTTCACGGTCGAGGAGGGCCGGATGACCGTGCCGGACGAACCCGGCCTCGGAATCGACGTGGACCTCGACACCGTCGAGGAGTACCGCGTCCGATAG